In one Asterias amurensis chromosome 9, ASM3211899v1 genomic region, the following are encoded:
- the LOC139941738 gene encoding uncharacterized protein → MQSSGKVSRRRGSAPADGKMASLNVESLKRKFQALNNTQDSIQTLSLWIIHHKNHYRNIIEMWMERVREVKPPMCLTLFYLANDIIQNSKRKGATVFLDCFAEVLEEAATFCREEAIRKNVLRIFKIWGERSVYSEEFCDKLQGATVAKKPTKPQKPRPDPKLLAEFNHEEVPEVIEQLARFEGEVELKFRQLGMFSVDVASTETIMQLKDRAGGKRFSQQFEDSAVKLEGYVASLTKEVELRRKLFDLLQKSEIFYEAQYGEAKIVANAYTNFGMRVASLKKRLEEHKLLLPDSYSPMPSPTMDAPSPGATPPRDPNLDTVEVEDMELSDEGEDRHRGTIVAAPSLSRSSRASRSAAMRSRNAASSSASSAPVISHISTITGAGSRNTFSQPTASYSPFSNQSPPGASYSPSADYDPIPTPPQNSTKNSTTDDGQEEYGSIKDRLLQVMHDAPKLPVQLFDSPKPISKSSSELPPVTIPSYAPNSDAFQQQVSPIITVPPAVPAPVPPQNTASEEYNPFEDPYTLQDEMLPQSSQPATMSYYTPTQTKVMAPVPVVQQPPVPLDEDDLYDPEMVDYLLEMPLEQKKKPPQSSCIIPLAGGFQSPTISSDHSSASGNQNQISNAPTSKGSTEASLAKSKSNLQPSNSNKPGGTPLRDECSTPPTQEDSPMLKEAKSNPIEFLTKIITSSRQTTGSKAPSSSFLSSLSMLTQTVQSTAKTEQAPQTHSVNQQHSDIKQNHNNPSVPFAVGSLISSFQAEGAPPPPIRKTTPSTATVYQKSKKVPLCQLINTPSSNSAAAPVEPDESPPAISPTPSDDSASSHSLMARLMQHKTYTKPAFPAAPTPTSISINQVDAPQPPATSLASIILEPPPPPPLPPEKAEDVDGGIPPPPPEEQYHDVPPPPQAEEPPRRPSPPGGPPPPSGPPTPPVDLPRPPSGPPPLPPPPSGPPPRGPPPPPSGPHFPESGLSQPPRGLPPFQSGQPQPLPLPVPHPQMPVGHPHQFSIRPLISSVNNTPATSAGPPILNSIPSPVPALSPTIRNTTLRMPVRIPPPPPGPPPPNAKRAGALGLRMPTPSDLTSPEVENCPSVSPLEPMPDNPVFALTAQQTSIPMSPVETVMRDTEDLTPSNETEQHEQSLSYEDTDHKHVPQPTSPISVLGASSERSIPVLGQAPTAKDMWERPFSQRSPRSPAASGRYNDFSSPHVEKFDYAHNRPIETLDRNRTPYQDRFPPNCSPTDVPAFRSSEPRYRGGGHERYPPPPRMESNRHETYQTDGDRGFGRRGRGYGRSSFERDYEVKPPGRPHLDPDYRSTQQLIEKELLSELGGTPQPRGAPISTLGGRLDRERHSGAYSPPRREEPQFWRGGSHKRPGPPQRGRPPPYYRY, encoded by the exons ATGCAGTCAAGTGGTAAAGTGAGCCGGCGCAGGGGAAGTGCCCCCGCGGACGGCAAGATGGCGAGCTTGAATGTGGAGAGTTTGAAACGAAAGTTCCAGGCTCTGAACAACACGCAGGACAGTATTCAAACTTTGTCTCTGTGGATTATTCACCACAAGAATCACTACAGGAATATCATCGAGATGTGGATGGAGCGTGTGAGAgaag TTAAACCGCCCATGTGTCTGACGCTGTTCTACTTAGCTAACGACATCATACAAAACAGTAAGAGAAAAGGGGCAACCGTATTCTTAGACTGTTTTGCTGAGGTGTTGGAAGAAGCTGCGACATTCTGCAG GGAGGAAGCCATCCGGAAGAATGTGCTGAGAATTTTCAAGATCTGGGGAGAAAGGAGCGTCTACTCGGAGGAGTTTTGTGACAAGTTACAGGGTGCAACAG TTGCCAAGAAGCCAACAAAGCCGCAGAAGCCAAGACCTGATCCCAAGCTTCTGGCAGAGTTCAAT CATGAGGAAGTACCAGAAGTCATTGAGCAACTTGCCAGATTCGAGGGAGAGGTTGAACTGAAGTTTAGACAGCTTGGGATGTTTAGCGTCGATGTCGCCAGCACAGAGACCATTATGCAACTTAAAG ATCGTGCAGGAGGGAAGCGTTTCTCCCAGCAGTTTGAAGACTCTGCCGTCAAGCTTGAGGGTTACGTCGCCTCCCTCACCAAGGAAGTAGAGCTTCGGCGGAAACTCTTTGACCTCTTACAGAAGAGCGAGATCTTCTACGAGGCCCAGTATGGAGAGGCCAAGATTGTTGCAAAC GCTTACACAAACTTTGGAATGCGAGTGGCAAGCCTTAAGAAGCGACTCGAGGAACATAAGCTGTTGCTGCCAGATTCGTATAGTCCCATGCCATCACCAACAATGGACGCTCCATCACCAG GAGCCACTCCACCGAGAGATCCCAATTTAGATACCGTTGAAGTCGAAGACATGGAGCTGTCTGATGAAGGTGAAGACAGGCATCGTGGCACCATCGTAG CTGCACCATCACTTTCCAGAAGTTCCAGAGCATCTCGTTCAGCAGCAATGAGAAGTAGGAATGCTGCATCGTCGTCTGCTTCGTCTGCACCAGTCATCAGTCACATCAGTACCATTACAG GTGCGGGATCTCGTAACACATTCAGTCAACCTACAGCGAGTTACTCCCCCTTCTCCAATCAATCGCCTCCCGGCGCGAGCTACTCCCCCTCGGCAGACTACGACCCGATACCAACTCCCCCTCAGAACTCCACCAAGAATTCTACAACAGATGACGGACAGGAGGAGTACGGCAGCATCAAGGATCGCCTGCTTCAGGTCATGCACGACGCTCCAAAGCTTCCCGTACAACTATTTGATTCGCCAAAGCCCATATCCAAGAGCTCGTCTGAGCTACCCCCTGTGACCATCCCATCTTATGCGCCAAATTCGGACGCCTTTCAGCAACAGGTGAGCCCGATCATAACGGTTCCCCCGGCTGTTCCAGCGCCAGTACCTCCTCAAAATACTGCCTCGGAAGAGTATAACCCCTTCGAGGATCCGTACACTTTGCAAGATGAAATGCTACCGCAGTCGAGTCAACCAGCGACGATGAGTTATTATACCCCGACGCAAACCAAGGTAATGGCGCCCGTACCTGTGGTCCAGCAACCACCCGTACCTTTGGACGAGGATGATTTATACGATCCGGAAATGGTAGACTACCTCCTGGAGATGCCTCTGGAGCAGAAGAAGAAGCCGCCGCAGTCGTCGTGTATCATCCCCCTGGCTGGAGGCTTCCAATCCCCGACAATATCCAGCGACCACTCCAGCGCCTCGGGAAACCAGAATCAGATTTCAAATGCTCCTACAAGCAAGGGTAGCACAGAAGCATCTTTGGCCAAGAGTAAATCAAACCTCCAACCTAGCAACAGCAATAAACCGGGGGGAACCCCTCTCCGGGATGAGTGCAGCACGCCTCCGACCCAGGAAGACAGCCCCATGTTAAAGGAAGCAAAAAGCAACCCTATCGAGTTCTTAACAAAAATCATCACAAGCTCTAGGCAGACGACCGGCAGTAAAGCTCCTTCCTCCTCGTTCCTCAGTAGTCTGAGTATGTTAACGCAAACTGTACAGAGCACTGCTAAGACAGAGCAAGCTCCTCAAACACATAGCGTAAATCAACAGCATTCAGACATCAAGCAGAACCACAACAACCCTAGTGTACCATTCGCTGTCGGTTCTCTCATCAGCAGCTTTCAAGCAGAAGGTGCACCCCCTCCTCCCATCAGGAAAACCACACCCTCAACGGCAACAGTTTATCAAAAATCAAAGAAGGTACCACTGTGCCAGCTGATAAACACCCCTTCCTCCAACTCGGCTGCTGCACCCGTCGAACCGGATGAGAGCCCGCCTGCAATATCTCCGACACCTAGCGATGATTCAGCCAGTTCCCATTCCCTCATGGCACGGCTCATGCAGCATAAGACGTACACCAAACCAGCATTCCCTGCAGCGCCTACCCCAACAAGTATCTCCATAAATCAAGTGGATGCCCCGCAACCCCCAGCTACAAGTCTTGCGTCCATTATCTTGGAGCCACCCCCACCGCCCCCCTTGCCACCAGAGAAAGCTGAAGATGTCGATGGTGGCATACCCCCTCCTCCACCGGAGGAACAATATCATGACGTTCCGCCACCTCCACAAGCAGAAGAACCCCCAAGGAGGCCATCACCTCCAGGAGGCCCTCCGCCCCCAAGTGGTCCACCCACGCCTCCAGTTGACCTGCCTCGTCCTCCAAGTGGGCCCCCACCACTACCACCCCCACCAAGTGGTCCCCCTCCTCGTGGtcctccccctcccccaagtGGTCCACACTTTCCGGAAAGTGGTCTATCCCAGCCCCCGAGGGGCCTACCCCCCTTTCAAAGTGGCCAACCTCAACCTCTGCCTCTGCCTGTTCCCCATCCCCAAATGCCAGTTGGCCATCCTCATCAATTCTCGATCAGGCCACTCATTTCCTCTGTCAACAACACTCCAGCAACCTCTGCTGGTCCGCCGATTTTAAACAGCATCCCATCCCCCGTGCCTGCTCTGTCTCCTACCATAAGAAACACAACGCTTAGAATGCCTGTACGCATTCCACCGCCTCCCCCAGGTCCACCACCCCCAAATGCTAAGCGTGCGGGAGCTCTAGGACTGAGGATGCCTACACCAAGTGATTTAACTTCGCCCGAGGTGGAAAACTGCCCATCTGTGTCACCGCTAGAACCAATGCCAGATAACCCTGTGTTTGCGTTAACCGCACAGCAGACCTCTATACCAATGTCTCCCGTGGAGACTGTTATGCGCGACACTGAAGACTTGACCCCTTCTAATGAGACTGAACAACATGAACAATCACTCTCTTATGAAGACACGGACCACAAGCACGTCCCTCAACCCACTTCACCCATATCTGTGCTTGGGGCAAGTTCTGAGCGTAGCATCCCCGTTCTCGGCCAAGCACCAACAGCCAAAGACATGTGGGAAAGACCTTTCTCTCAGCGTTCGCCGCGATCACCAGCTGCATCCGGCCGCTACAACGACTTTTCCTCGCCTCACGTCGAGAAATTTGATTATGCTCACAACAGGCCGATAGAAACACTGGATCGTAATCGTACCCCTTATCAAGATAGGTTTCCACCAAATTGTAGTCCGACCGATGTACCTGCGTTTCGGAGTTCCGAGCCCCGATACAGAGGCGGTGGTCATGAGAGGTACCCACCTCCTCCCAGGATGGAATCCAACCGGCATGAAACATATCAAACTGATGGGGATAGAGGATTCGGGCGTCGAGGGCGTGGGTACGGTCGCAGCAGCTTCGAACGGGACTATGAGGTGAAGCCTCCTGGACGTCCTCATCTCGACCCCGACTACAGGAGCACCCAGCAGCTGATAGAGAAGGAACTTCTTAGTGAATTAGGAGGAACTCCTCAACCAAGAGGTGCTCCGATCTCAACGCTAGGAGGCAGGCTGGACAGAGAGAGACATTCAGGTGCTTACAGTCCTCCAAGAAGGGAGGAGCCCCAGTTCTGGCGAGGAGGATCTCACAAACGGCCTGGACCACCACAGAGAGGGCGACCTCCACCTTACTACAGATACTGA